One part of the Sorangiineae bacterium MSr11954 genome encodes these proteins:
- a CDS encoding DUF924 domain-containing protein gives MVSFEEVLTFWFGTVDLTKQLSPRRGWFAKDPEFDRTIQERFGALLEPAAAGELDAWRKTPPSCLALILLLDQFSRNIYRGTARAFAYDPSALQHALYALDHGYDREVAPVARWFFYLPLEHCESLERQRDALARFKSLQGTPGFAQSVVSAEKHLAIIERFGRFPHRNAILGRESTPEEIEFLKEDGSAF, from the coding sequence ATGGTGAGCTTCGAGGAAGTTCTCACGTTTTGGTTCGGCACCGTCGACCTGACGAAGCAGCTCTCACCTCGGCGCGGTTGGTTTGCCAAGGACCCCGAGTTCGATCGAACGATCCAGGAGCGCTTTGGCGCGCTGCTCGAGCCAGCCGCCGCCGGAGAGCTCGACGCATGGCGTAAGACTCCCCCCAGCTGCCTGGCGCTGATCCTTCTGCTCGACCAGTTCTCGCGCAACATCTACCGCGGCACCGCGCGTGCTTTCGCCTACGATCCCAGCGCGCTGCAGCATGCGCTCTATGCGCTCGATCACGGTTACGACCGCGAGGTCGCTCCGGTCGCGCGCTGGTTCTTCTACTTACCGCTCGAACACTGCGAGTCGCTCGAACGCCAGCGCGACGCGCTCGCGCGCTTCAAGTCGCTCCAGGGGACACCGGGCTTTGCACAATCCGTGGTCTCGGCGGAGAAGCACCTCGCCATCATCGAGCGATTCGGTCGCTTTCCGCACCGCAATGCGATCTTGGGGCGCGAGAGCACGCCGGAGGAGATCGAGTTTCTCAAGGAGGATGGGAGCGCGTTCTAG
- a CDS encoding M2 family metallopeptidase — protein sequence MSHKVRRIAAITALSILPLACGGSPAEGPQPPPPSGAAKSEPSTSAGSSASKDAPATAEEAQRFVAQVDRDLRKRWVARDRAMWVNQNFITDDTESMAATGESDTAEYVTRAIQEATRFDKVPGIAPEVQRQLLLLKLAQIIPAPSNAKERDELAEIEAWMTGAYGKGKYRPPGGSPLAKAAGKYLKADASKAKAPAGKADTSYTLGDLSRVLSKSRSYDELAEAWTGWHSISAPMREKFARYAELGNKGAREIGFADVGALWRSGYDMPPEAFEADLERLWQQVRPLYEQLHCYTRAKLRDKYGKDKVPEQGPIPAHLLGNMWAQQWDGIYDLLEPYKGEASLDVGKSLKDKKYDATKMVKLGESFFTSLGFDALPKTFWERSLFTKPEGREVVCHASAWDVNWNDDLRIKMCIEPTEEDLITIHHELGHNYYYHQYYKLPILFQQGANDGFHEGIGDTLALSVTPQYLKGINLLTAAPDNPKANINQQMKMALDKIAFMPFGLLIDKWRWDVFSGKTPKDKYNESWWALRTKYQGVSAPGSRSEADFDPGAKYHVPASTPYTRYFLARIYQFQFHRALCKASGHTGRLDTCSIYGNKEAGKKLAAMLSMGASKPWPEALAALSGETKADASAMLEYFAPLRDYLGEQTKGMKCGW from the coding sequence GTGAGCCACAAGGTCCGCCGTATCGCTGCGATCACAGCGCTTTCCATTCTCCCGCTCGCATGTGGAGGGAGCCCGGCCGAAGGGCCGCAGCCTCCCCCACCGTCGGGTGCAGCCAAAAGCGAACCTTCCACCTCTGCTGGTTCCAGCGCGTCGAAGGATGCACCTGCCACGGCGGAAGAAGCGCAGCGCTTCGTCGCGCAAGTCGATCGCGATCTGCGAAAGCGCTGGGTGGCGCGCGATCGGGCCATGTGGGTCAATCAAAACTTCATCACCGACGACACCGAATCCATGGCGGCAACGGGTGAATCGGACACCGCGGAGTATGTGACCCGGGCCATCCAAGAGGCCACCCGATTCGACAAGGTGCCGGGCATCGCCCCCGAGGTGCAACGGCAACTGCTGCTCCTCAAGCTCGCCCAAATCATCCCCGCCCCCAGCAACGCCAAAGAGCGCGACGAGCTCGCGGAAATCGAAGCGTGGATGACGGGCGCGTACGGCAAAGGCAAATACCGTCCCCCGGGAGGCAGCCCGCTGGCAAAGGCCGCCGGCAAATACTTGAAGGCCGACGCATCGAAAGCAAAGGCGCCCGCCGGCAAGGCCGACACGTCGTACACCTTGGGCGATCTCTCGCGCGTGCTCTCCAAGAGCCGCAGCTACGACGAGCTCGCGGAGGCGTGGACGGGGTGGCACTCCATCTCCGCGCCGATGCGCGAGAAGTTCGCGCGCTACGCCGAGCTTGGAAACAAGGGCGCGCGCGAAATCGGCTTCGCCGACGTGGGCGCGCTGTGGCGCTCGGGCTACGACATGCCGCCGGAGGCCTTCGAGGCCGATCTGGAGCGACTCTGGCAGCAGGTCCGGCCGCTCTACGAGCAGCTCCACTGTTACACCCGGGCCAAGCTTCGCGACAAATACGGCAAGGACAAAGTCCCCGAGCAGGGCCCCATTCCGGCGCACCTCCTCGGAAACATGTGGGCCCAGCAGTGGGACGGCATTTACGATTTGCTCGAGCCCTACAAAGGCGAAGCGTCCCTCGACGTGGGCAAGTCGCTGAAGGACAAGAAATACGACGCGACCAAGATGGTGAAGCTGGGCGAATCGTTCTTTACGTCGCTCGGCTTCGATGCGCTGCCGAAGACGTTCTGGGAGCGCTCCCTCTTCACCAAGCCCGAGGGGCGCGAGGTCGTCTGCCATGCCAGCGCCTGGGACGTGAACTGGAACGACGATCTGCGCATCAAGATGTGCATCGAGCCCACGGAAGAAGATCTGATTACGATCCACCACGAGCTCGGGCACAATTATTATTACCATCAATATTACAAACTTCCGATCCTCTTCCAGCAGGGCGCCAACGACGGCTTCCACGAGGGCATCGGCGACACGTTGGCCCTCAGCGTCACACCGCAGTATCTCAAAGGGATCAATTTGCTGACGGCGGCGCCGGACAACCCGAAGGCGAACATCAACCAACAAATGAAGATGGCGCTCGACAAGATCGCCTTCATGCCGTTCGGTCTCCTCATCGACAAATGGCGCTGGGACGTCTTCTCCGGCAAGACGCCCAAGGACAAATACAACGAATCCTGGTGGGCGCTTCGCACGAAGTACCAGGGCGTCAGCGCCCCCGGGTCGCGCTCGGAGGCCGATTTCGACCCGGGCGCGAAATACCACGTCCCCGCGAGCACACCTTATACTCGGTATTTCCTGGCGCGCATTTATCAATTCCAATTCCACCGCGCGCTCTGCAAAGCCTCCGGCCACACCGGGCGGCTCGACACCTGCTCCATCTACGGCAACAAAGAGGCGGGCAAGAAGCTGGCGGCCATGCTCTCGATGGGCGCGAGCAAGCCATGGCCCGAGGCGCTCGCCGCGCTCAGCGGTGAGACCAAGGCCGACGCATCGGCCATGCTCGAGTATTTCGCTCCGCTTCGCGACTACCTCGGCGAGCAGACCAAAGGGATGAAGTGCGGCTGGTAG
- a CDS encoding DUF4230 domain-containing protein: MTDDSAIPEVAPPSKSRRSMPLWPMFTVVGVCLVGTGAYFASNYLFPKEPASTVSVRPSATLLLAVQDLSRLETTELHMEKVIDLTDTQSRFFGLVQGTDAILLVASGDVSIGVDLSKLRPDDVSMDPKTKLATLRLPAPEVFSVHLDEKKTYVYRRTTSLVAQRNEQLETRARQQAVEAIEKAAREVDVTDRAKRQAERQLRVLASGLGAAETTIVWK, encoded by the coding sequence GTGACCGATGATTCGGCGATCCCCGAGGTAGCACCCCCCAGCAAATCGCGGCGGTCGATGCCGCTCTGGCCGATGTTCACCGTCGTGGGCGTATGCCTGGTCGGTACCGGTGCTTATTTCGCTTCGAACTACCTGTTTCCCAAGGAGCCGGCGAGCACCGTCTCCGTTCGCCCTTCGGCCACGCTCCTGCTCGCCGTGCAAGATCTCTCCCGGCTCGAGACGACCGAGCTGCACATGGAAAAGGTCATCGACCTGACGGACACGCAAAGCCGCTTCTTTGGGCTGGTCCAGGGGACCGACGCGATCCTGCTGGTCGCCTCGGGCGATGTCAGCATCGGGGTCGATCTGTCCAAGCTCCGCCCCGACGATGTGAGCATGGACCCCAAGACGAAGCTCGCGACCTTGCGCTTGCCGGCGCCGGAGGTCTTCTCCGTGCACCTCGACGAGAAAAAGACGTACGTCTACCGCCGCACCACGAGCCTGGTGGCGCAGCGCAACGAGCAGCTCGAGACACGGGCGCGCCAGCAAGCCGTGGAGGCCATCGAAAAAGCGGCGCGCGAGGTGGACGTTACCGACCGTGCGAAGCGCCAGGCCGAGCGTCAGTTGCGGGTGCTCGCGTCGGGGCTTGGTGCGGCGGAGACGACGATCGTCTGGAAGTAG
- the rpiB gene encoding ribose 5-phosphate isomerase B, which translates to MKIAIAGDHAGFELKEVLAKALTAAGHDVQNLGTHDGSQPSDYPDFALSVGEAVSRGDVTRGILVCGSGVGVSVAANKIPGVRAALCHDTYSAHQGVEHDDMNVLCLGARIIGESLAKELVAAFVGASFSTEERHARRLGKVRSIEERYTAGRDR; encoded by the coding sequence ATGAAGATTGCGATCGCGGGGGATCACGCAGGTTTCGAGCTGAAAGAAGTGCTGGCCAAGGCGCTTACCGCCGCCGGGCACGACGTGCAGAACCTCGGCACCCACGATGGTTCCCAGCCTTCCGACTACCCGGATTTTGCCCTCTCCGTGGGCGAGGCCGTGAGCCGGGGCGACGTGACGCGCGGCATCTTGGTCTGTGGGAGCGGGGTCGGTGTGTCGGTGGCCGCCAATAAAATTCCGGGGGTGCGCGCGGCCCTCTGCCACGACACCTACTCGGCGCACCAGGGGGTGGAGCACGACGACATGAACGTGCTCTGTCTTGGCGCACGCATCATCGGCGAGTCGCTGGCGAAAGAGCTCGTCGCCGCGTTCGTGGGGGCGAGCTTCAGCACCGAAGAGCGCCACGCCCGCCGCCTCGGGAAAGTGCGTTCCATCGAGGAGCGCTATACTGCCGGTCGTGACCGATGA
- a CDS encoding TlpA family protein disulfide reductase, which produces MKLAPLRAFALAGALAAPALAVASVASGCDKSDAPSASTRTAGRSEAVVATGNMPTAAPAPAPAPHPAAPSGPRKICEGETVARTLPKMALARAQVPGVPPLDDKIPTGTGRWTWLNFFAAWCGPCKEEIPRLRTWEKKLAQAGTRVDLVFLSVDDDERQLAKFLEAQPPSGVRAALWIKENVREGWLGSMKMKNPPELPEHALIDPTGRVRCVIEGALEDTDYAPFAAYLAK; this is translated from the coding sequence ATGAAGCTCGCGCCGCTCCGCGCCTTCGCGCTCGCGGGCGCGCTGGCTGCGCCGGCCCTCGCGGTGGCATCGGTCGCGAGCGGGTGCGACAAGTCCGATGCGCCCAGCGCGAGCACGCGCACGGCCGGGCGCAGCGAGGCCGTGGTGGCCACGGGAAATATGCCGACGGCGGCGCCCGCACCAGCCCCCGCGCCGCACCCGGCGGCGCCGTCGGGCCCGCGGAAGATTTGCGAGGGGGAGACGGTCGCGCGCACCTTGCCCAAGATGGCGCTGGCGCGCGCGCAGGTTCCGGGTGTGCCTCCGCTCGACGATAAAATTCCGACGGGGACCGGGCGATGGACGTGGTTGAACTTCTTCGCCGCGTGGTGCGGCCCCTGCAAAGAAGAGATCCCGCGCCTGCGCACCTGGGAGAAGAAGCTGGCGCAGGCGGGGACCCGCGTGGACCTCGTCTTCCTCTCCGTCGACGACGACGAGCGCCAGCTCGCCAAGTTCCTGGAGGCGCAGCCGCCGAGCGGCGTGCGGGCCGCGCTCTGGATCAAAGAAAACGTGCGCGAGGGTTGGCTGGGCTCGATGAAGATGAAGAACCCCCCCGAGCTGCCGGAGCATGCGCTCATCGATCCAACCGGACGCGTGCGCTGCGTGATCGAGGGCGCGCTCGAGGACACCGATTACGCGCCATTTGCGGCATATCTGGCCAAGTGA
- a CDS encoding MFS transporter, with product MGLRLFAYRDFRLYQCARFFLTIAIQMQSVAVGWQVYDLTRRPRDLGIVGLVQFLPMIGLSPITGHTADRFDRRRVILVCQLGIAASSLMLLASTLAHTEHAYFIYGTLVLFGAARAFSGPAASALTTHLVPMAEFPDAVAWGSSVWQAATVIGPALGGVVYALSGGAGGVYALSALLALSAFGCVLSMKVRTGRMERSAPSLQTLLAGVRYVFSQKLILGSITLDLFAVLLGGAVALLPIFARDILHTGPWGLGILRSAPAFGALVMAVWLAFHPLRRRAGLTMFACVGIFGVATIVFALSNVYMVSLVALMIAGAADMVSVVVRGTLVQIATPSEMRGRVSAVNQVFVGASNELGEFESGLTADWLGVVPAAVFGGFATCAVVATCMFLFPALRRVDRLDKAMR from the coding sequence ATGGGGCTTAGGCTCTTTGCGTATCGAGACTTTCGTCTCTACCAGTGTGCGCGGTTCTTTCTCACCATCGCCATTCAAATGCAGAGCGTCGCCGTCGGCTGGCAGGTCTACGATCTGACGCGGCGGCCGCGCGATCTCGGCATCGTGGGGTTGGTGCAGTTTCTCCCGATGATCGGCCTATCCCCCATCACCGGGCACACAGCGGACCGGTTCGATCGGCGGCGCGTGATCCTGGTGTGCCAGCTCGGCATCGCCGCGTCGTCCTTGATGCTGCTCGCGTCCACGTTGGCGCACACCGAGCACGCGTATTTCATTTATGGCACATTGGTGCTCTTTGGCGCGGCGCGCGCGTTCTCGGGCCCCGCCGCCTCCGCGCTGACGACGCATTTGGTGCCCATGGCCGAATTTCCGGACGCCGTCGCGTGGGGCTCGAGCGTATGGCAAGCGGCGACGGTCATCGGGCCCGCGCTGGGCGGCGTGGTCTATGCCCTGTCGGGTGGGGCCGGCGGGGTGTATGCGCTGAGCGCGCTGCTGGCGCTGTCGGCGTTTGGGTGCGTGCTGTCCATGAAGGTGCGCACGGGGCGCATGGAGCGCTCGGCGCCTTCGCTCCAGACCTTGCTGGCCGGCGTGCGCTACGTGTTCTCGCAAAAGCTCATCTTGGGCTCCATTACATTGGATCTCTTCGCCGTGCTCCTGGGCGGCGCGGTGGCGCTTCTGCCCATCTTTGCGCGCGACATCCTGCACACGGGCCCCTGGGGCCTCGGCATCCTGCGGAGCGCTCCGGCGTTCGGCGCGCTGGTCATGGCGGTGTGGCTGGCGTTTCATCCGCTGCGCCGTCGCGCCGGGCTCACCATGTTCGCGTGCGTCGGGATCTTCGGGGTCGCCACCATCGTGTTTGCGCTCTCCAACGTGTACATGGTCTCGCTCGTGGCCTTGATGATCGCGGGCGCGGCCGACATGGTGAGCGTGGTGGTGCGCGGTACCTTGGTGCAAATTGCCACGCCGTCCGAGATGCGCGGGCGGGTCAGCGCCGTCAATCAGGTGTTCGTCGGGGCGTCGAACGAGCTCGGCGAATTCGAGTCGGGCCTCACCGCCGATTGGCTGGGCGTGGTGCCCGCCGCGGTGTTCGGGGGCTTCGCCACCTGCGCGGTGGTTGCAACCTGCATGTTTCTATTTCCGGCCCTGCGGCGCGTGGACCGGCTCGATAAAGCGATGCGCTAG
- a CDS encoding arginase family protein produces the protein MNAYEELVTLLRPAGGGLFLVSTGRAEQIELQKNIYAASSEEEVGVKWRAAVGALAGAKVVLLGAPSDVGAGFLRGANMGPQAIRQALLRSGPLAPDILDVGDVFVVPQLLHDDMLSPEQKRASLRALYPQVKEDVAAGLPVSPLSILERALDLIFAVNPTVVPIVLGGDHSCAWPVSAALHRARRGSGTRDRWGIVQMDAHTDLLEQRLGVRYCFATWSYHASRLLESPDHMVQVGIRATRHERAHWESQTGVRQFWADECNADPERAIDAIASHLRARGIESLYFSNDIDGTDEQFADATGTPEPNGLHPDFVLALIRRLGQDFRLVAGDVMEVAPPLQRTPGGSERTVALAARYIEATIEAALRSAPSARS, from the coding sequence ATGAATGCGTATGAAGAGCTTGTAACCCTACTCCGGCCCGCGGGCGGGGGGCTCTTTCTCGTCTCCACCGGGCGCGCGGAGCAAATCGAGCTGCAAAAAAACATTTATGCTGCATCTTCCGAAGAGGAAGTGGGCGTGAAGTGGCGCGCGGCCGTGGGCGCTCTCGCCGGTGCCAAGGTCGTGCTCCTTGGCGCCCCATCCGATGTGGGCGCAGGCTTTTTGCGCGGCGCCAACATGGGGCCGCAAGCGATCCGGCAGGCCCTTTTGCGGAGCGGGCCGCTCGCTCCAGACATCCTCGACGTGGGCGATGTCTTCGTGGTGCCGCAGCTGCTTCACGACGACATGCTCTCGCCGGAGCAAAAACGAGCCTCGCTCCGCGCGCTGTATCCGCAGGTGAAGGAGGATGTCGCCGCGGGTCTGCCGGTGTCGCCGCTTTCCATTCTCGAGCGCGCGCTCGATTTGATTTTTGCCGTGAACCCCACGGTGGTGCCCATCGTGCTGGGCGGCGATCACTCGTGCGCGTGGCCCGTATCGGCCGCGCTTCATCGGGCTCGGCGCGGTTCGGGGACGCGCGACCGTTGGGGCATCGTGCAAATGGACGCGCATACCGATTTGCTCGAGCAGCGGCTGGGTGTTCGCTATTGCTTTGCCACGTGGAGCTACCACGCGAGCCGGCTGCTGGAGTCGCCGGATCATATGGTGCAAGTCGGTATTCGGGCGACGCGCCACGAGCGCGCGCACTGGGAATCGCAGACCGGAGTCCGGCAATTCTGGGCCGATGAATGCAACGCCGATCCCGAGCGCGCCATCGACGCCATCGCCTCGCATTTGCGCGCGCGCGGCATCGAGTCGCTCTACTTTTCGAACGACATCGACGGCACCGACGAGCAGTTCGCCGACGCCACCGGCACCCCCGAGCCCAACGGTCTTCACCCCGATTTCGTGCTGGCGCTCATCCGCCGATTGGGCCAGGACTTTCGCCTGGTCGCCGGCGACGTCATGGAGGTGGCCCCGCCGCTGCAGCGCACCCCCGGTGGCTCGGAGCGCACCGTCGCGCTCGCAGCGCGCTACATCGAGGCGACCATCGAGGCCGCGCTCCGGAGCGCTCCCAGCGCGCGTAGCTAG
- a CDS encoding DUF4398 domain-containing protein, whose translation MKHIASIAAAATALSLMVGCGSYPAPNDKLVNSQASLRAAQEVGAQTDSQGALHMRLAQEQIEKAKQLMADGDNKRAEFLLLRAEADAELAVALARQQSARNEAQQALEQLKALKGGR comes from the coding sequence ATGAAACACATTGCTTCAATTGCGGCGGCGGCCACAGCGCTCTCGCTCATGGTCGGGTGCGGCTCGTACCCTGCCCCCAACGATAAGCTGGTCAACTCGCAAGCGTCCCTTCGCGCGGCCCAAGAGGTCGGTGCACAAACCGACTCCCAGGGCGCGCTTCACATGAGGCTGGCGCAGGAGCAGATCGAGAAGGCCAAGCAACTGATGGCCGACGGAGACAACAAGCGCGCCGAGTTCCTCCTCCTGCGCGCCGAGGCCGACGCCGAGCTGGCGGTCGCCCTCGCCCGTCAACAGTCTGCGCGCAACGAGGCGCAGCAAGCTCTCGAGCAACTCAAGGCCCTCAAGGGGGGACGATGA
- a CDS encoding OmpA family protein yields MIRAYSKIAASLALTTFVAGCGSTPPPKELLEARAAYEKAQKGQANQINPAQVHVAKQALDQAEKAYDDSPGAPETSDRAYIALRKAQLAEAQAGMMAAERERDQAQKDLGKKTGQELESARKQLEAEQQRSKMTQQQLEEERRRTKEALDNLAKMAEVKNDNRGMVITLSGQVLFASGASALLPAAMSALDNVVTALKANPDRNITIEGHTDSQGQRSFNMDLSQKRADSVRQYISSHGIPSEIIRAVGVGPDRPVASNSTAEGRANNRRVEIIVSPPERK; encoded by the coding sequence ATGATCCGCGCGTACTCGAAGATCGCAGCCAGCCTCGCATTGACCACGTTCGTCGCCGGGTGTGGCTCGACCCCGCCGCCGAAGGAGCTCTTGGAAGCCCGCGCCGCCTACGAGAAGGCGCAAAAAGGTCAGGCGAACCAGATCAACCCGGCGCAGGTCCACGTGGCCAAGCAGGCGCTCGACCAGGCCGAGAAGGCCTACGACGATTCGCCGGGCGCGCCGGAGACGAGCGACCGCGCGTACATCGCGCTTCGCAAAGCCCAACTCGCCGAGGCGCAGGCCGGCATGATGGCCGCCGAACGCGAGCGCGATCAGGCGCAGAAGGATCTCGGCAAGAAGACCGGGCAGGAGCTGGAGTCGGCGCGCAAGCAGCTCGAGGCCGAGCAGCAGCGCTCGAAGATGACGCAGCAGCAGCTCGAAGAGGAGCGACGCCGCACCAAGGAGGCGCTCGATAACCTCGCCAAGATGGCCGAGGTCAAAAACGACAACCGCGGCATGGTCATCACCCTGTCGGGGCAGGTCCTTTTTGCATCGGGTGCGTCGGCTTTGCTGCCCGCCGCCATGAGCGCGCTCGACAATGTCGTCACCGCGCTCAAGGCCAACCCCGATCGCAACATCACCATCGAAGGTCACACCGACTCGCAAGGCCAGCGCTCGTTCAACATGGACCTGTCGCAAAAGCGAGCCGACTCCGTGCGCCAGTACATCTCTTCGCACGGGATTCCGTCGGAAATCATCCGCGCCGTGGGCGTGGGGCCCGATCGCCCGGTCGCAAGCAACTCCACGGCCGAGGGTCGCGCGAACAACCGGCGCGTCGAGATCATCGTCTCGCCGCCCGAGCGCAAGTAG
- a CDS encoding complement resistance protein TraT: MAWTQRERELREAGIPLRSDASIAAGALSGAVAGISAGAFAGPSGAMVGAFIGGAVGVVAGRAIEVHTAQEDATQEELDQQIGIIGGDLGAADIPASAPGYVVFPEDTDENVPSTVRLPPTRSRK, encoded by the coding sequence ATGGCGTGGACACAACGAGAACGAGAGCTGCGCGAAGCGGGGATCCCCCTTCGTTCCGATGCTTCCATCGCGGCCGGGGCGCTATCGGGCGCGGTGGCTGGCATCAGCGCGGGAGCTTTCGCGGGCCCATCGGGTGCGATGGTGGGAGCTTTCATCGGGGGCGCCGTCGGCGTCGTGGCCGGGCGTGCCATCGAAGTGCACACGGCGCAGGAGGATGCGACGCAAGAGGAGCTCGATCAACAGATCGGCATCATCGGTGGCGATCTTGGAGCCGCCGACATTCCTGCCTCGGCGCCCGGCTACGTGGTCTTCCCCGAGGACACGGACGAGAACGTTCCAAGCACGGTTCGCCTGCCGCCCACCCGTTCGCGGAAGTAG
- a CDS encoding DUF533 domain-containing protein, with protein sequence MISVTEGLAGLRILVAIAKADGKLMDEERNALEEALGEVQLPEGITLDTLLDEPVDVEAQIERIVSPEARRETYQAAVNISMVDGDCDPSEKQILDRLEVAFGLEQPRPQTQPSFLSDLVTETKDTILPSHIKRIDDPKKRAAEVSEDILKYAIMSAVLGAFPVPGIAIATDIAVVAMQAKLVRDIGQYYGNTMDKKAVGSLLGGVVGGAGMRIAVNNLAKLVPGWGSVVGATTSFATTWGIGKVADRYFESGGTVTAAELRAEFKSAKKDGKTIYNENKESVAAKADRTKATLEALNADLAAQKITQAEYDERVEKLA encoded by the coding sequence ATGATTAGTGTTACCGAAGGGCTGGCTGGACTGCGCATCCTCGTGGCCATCGCGAAGGCCGATGGCAAGCTGATGGACGAGGAGCGCAACGCGCTCGAAGAGGCTCTCGGGGAGGTGCAGCTCCCCGAAGGGATCACCCTCGACACCTTGCTGGACGAGCCGGTGGACGTCGAGGCGCAGATCGAGCGCATCGTCTCCCCGGAGGCCCGGCGGGAAACGTACCAAGCGGCCGTGAACATCTCGATGGTCGACGGGGACTGCGATCCTTCGGAGAAGCAGATCCTCGATCGGCTCGAGGTGGCCTTCGGGCTCGAGCAACCCCGTCCGCAGACGCAGCCCAGCTTCTTGTCGGATCTGGTGACCGAAACGAAGGACACGATTTTGCCGAGCCACATCAAGCGGATCGACGATCCGAAGAAGCGCGCGGCGGAGGTGTCCGAGGACATTCTCAAGTACGCGATCATGAGCGCGGTGCTCGGCGCATTCCCCGTACCGGGCATCGCCATCGCGACGGATATCGCGGTGGTTGCCATGCAAGCAAAGCTGGTGCGCGACATCGGTCAGTATTACGGCAACACCATGGACAAAAAAGCCGTCGGCTCGCTCCTCGGCGGCGTGGTCGGCGGCGCCGGCATGCGCATCGCCGTAAACAATCTCGCGAAGCTCGTTCCGGGATGGGGCAGCGTCGTCGGCGCCACCACGTCCTTTGCGACCACGTGGGGCATCGGCAAAGTAGCGGACCGCTATTTCGAAAGCGGCGGAACCGTCACCGCCGCCGAGCTCCGCGCGGAGTTCAAGAGCGCGAAAAAAGACGGCAAGACCATCTACAACGAGAACAAAGAATCGGTCGCCGCCAAAGCCGACCGAACGAAGGCCACACTCGAAGCGCTCAATGCCGATTTGGCGGCCCAAAAGATCACGCAAGCCGAATACGACGAACGGGTCGAAAAGCTTGCTTAG
- a CDS encoding TM2 domain-containing protein — MQGGNPPPPGGGGGGGPGGGYGQGPNNAYGGGYGPPPPAGMSGMPGMPMGPPPGAGPGAPYGIDPVTGIPFSDKSKVVAALLQFFLGWLGAGRFYTGHTGIAIAQILASLTCIGWIWPIVDGIMMLTGKVTDAQGRPLRDGV; from the coding sequence ATGCAAGGTGGCAATCCTCCTCCTCCTGGCGGTGGCGGCGGCGGCGGTCCAGGTGGTGGCTACGGACAAGGTCCGAACAACGCATACGGCGGCGGCTATGGTCCACCTCCTCCTGCTGGCATGTCGGGTATGCCTGGTATGCCGATGGGTCCCCCTCCCGGCGCGGGTCCGGGCGCACCGTATGGCATCGATCCGGTAACGGGCATTCCTTTCTCCGACAAGAGCAAGGTCGTCGCTGCCCTTCTCCAATTTTTCCTTGGCTGGCTGGGCGCCGGCCGTTTCTACACGGGCCACACCGGCATCGCCATCGCACAGATCCTGGCGTCGCTCACCTGTATCGGGTGGATCTGGCCGATCGTCGATGGGATCATGATGCTCACGGGCAAGGTCACGGACGCGCAAGGCCGTCCGCTGCGCGATGGGGTTTAG